One Phoenix dactylifera cultivar Barhee BC4 chromosome 8, palm_55x_up_171113_PBpolish2nd_filt_p, whole genome shotgun sequence genomic window carries:
- the LOC108511435 gene encoding uncharacterized protein LOC108511435 encodes LPLVYDYYKILEVDYDATEEAIRSNYIRPALDFLNRHKGLILTCNGLGMRYSIW; translated from the exons TTACCTCTTGTGTACGATTACTACAAAATACTCGAAGTTGATTATGATGCTACTGAAGAAGCTATTCGATCCAACTATATCCGTCCGGCATTG GATTTCCTCAATCGGCACAAGGGTCTGATATTGACATGCAATGGCCTTGGTATGAGATATTCAATATGGTAA
- the LOC103710996 gene encoding protein CURVATURE THYLAKOID 1A, chloroplastic-like has protein sequence MELHCPPLPLPAFPSRRRIAPTPSLLLPRRPISSSKTLTPRSDPGSRCFDVRLRRRATTSEEASVILSSEQFEAAGDEATAKGIDGATPTVGESSYEAISVEEEAEDRGESEAIYLLKKLNLKLDLEDNYSILIYGTGALVALWISVTIVGAVDSLPLFPKVMEVVGLAYTLWFSYRYLIFKENRDELIEIVEDLKQQILGPSNE, from the exons ATGGAACTCCACTGCCCTCCACTCCCTCTCCCCGCCTTCCCTTCTCGACGCCGCATCGCTCCCAccccttctctcctcctccctcgacGCCCCATTTCCTCGTCCAAAACCCTCACTCCTCGATCCGATCCAG GATCGCGCTGTTTTGATGTCCGCCTGCGGAGAAGAGCTACAACTTCCGAGGAGGCATCAGTGATATTGTCATCGGAGCAGTTCGAGGCAGCAGGAGATGAAGCCACTGCGAAAGGCATCGATGGGGCGACGCCGACGGTAGGAGAATCTTCCTATGAAGCCATTTCGGTGGAAGAAGAGGCTGAGGATCGTGGAGAAAGCGAGGCTATTTATCTCTTGAAGAAACTCAATCTCAAG CTGGACTTGGAAGACAACTATTCCATCCTCATTTATGGAACTGGTGCTCTGGTTGCTCTGTGGATATCAGTGACCATTGTTGGTGCAGTTGATTCTCTTCCTCTG TTTCCAAAGGTGATGGAAGTCGTTGGTCTTGCCTACACACTCTGGTTCAGCTATCGATATTTGATCTTTAAG GAGAATAGGGATGAGTTGATTGAAATAGTTGAAGATCTGAAGCAGCAAATCCTTGGGCCATCTAATGAATGA
- the LOC103710995 gene encoding uncharacterized protein LOC103710995 — MACSDPVSSETSKNGKRKRPQTHPLGPQEQEGEGSRDQKKKAKLNGVWANLDLILSLQSKDLPLQRKVELAFDFVRSRGDFSGRGPEPVGVSRLASFLSDWIQPVLISCDNSKKSSELFDPCLNYRSWFILKFCIEKSSVVISPNLLRAITRTSRHALLVINGDGMSDEEESGIFFQQVLECLSLLFESNGRAFYNAGAELWVSCAVEVVNLVRRASANEEHGSSHAEVLLSITSLLLEHFSRFLRFHPNPRNVFRVFVDRLLDLLLDLLVLLHLRLGGSKGRQVGSLLRMVEDVLSNGLFHPIHISGFLSLKSSSTKHDARELKGINESYHRHFFQRLEKIIAEKKAVLLGGFGHLFRLFVIRLKNHKGASLASKGDHSSGTGGEISEEAQETNKPLFEVFVHFMEPLLLECKRCTQLEFLELGEALELRLVETHCMLKSVNETLASFIQEKIYVRTKDTSEGTHYKFLKEVYDTIISISSKIYLFWLSALHKDDARVKKVLPLIASEVFVAVEYFLEIEYRAVGDDLIKLWLMTFSYLAVHLSVVDTKPLSLLVSEILNLGCQVINVFSELRQVSSPIFALCKAVRLFRVAGDAGSAGHSIFVASLPLSSQACQKSLATLLCSQAFRLAISNAIKLIPERQVSGCLQQLNVDLADSLEWMRHSSLGDDVLNPGKANTLNSSILDIDLQAELLGKVLSEVYTIVLDSLTVTATNSILIGKSVENLMKSIRPSFSQLVQNQSNGVNKLLFSLIGTDLSKYECESGLCATPFSMSWVFILFFRMYIACRSLYRQSISLMPPNSSRKASEEMGYLFTVCCGIEWTEKPKHMDEGYFSWVLKPSISLLDVIQTLSEVFLSSSSAGSGPLVYVLHVMAIQRLNDLNRNIKAFQFLQERDERLVHMQLPRSPHGHKSSKKWKRLATASRQEAAGLTAFITGYLPMLASEEKCIYSQSDETGKTETLLFSYEDAWDMGVCSLNENTLPIAIWWLLCQNIDIWCTHATNKDLKEFLSQLIHSSLPSGSYYSDVREQSTCEPLCKKVTARNISLGILNDTLLYDQTVVSKHFPSRFCRIMKKALSPIMRHSWANDIDLSSLPDWSEILKMLDPKPRVNMVDGHALHGHSSNMSYNLCGGEKQSFSSPSVELKTCENLLNLFCKMPGIHVNAKTFSLYASYILNLERLVVSSLLSYCGESVICSPYELFKLFISCRRAMKYLVMASVEGNSEARQSLYLCTLFNCPSSILWLLKSVYEIGGLPKTFFGENYSNQVENMIFSLIDHTCYLFLTISKEQMNSAISSLINNEKLPMNLPVHDVPGGKDSLNEGDEYSVTSDYIETWKSIELMADILMDQTKNLPVTLESGIYAIKPEACFSILSWNKLSSIVSCSQSFLWGLASALDSSYKDCSKGKPQSLTLMPWCVSKLSSYISVFENFVNLCLNILLVDNRKGIDFLKHLPEWNCDNGFLSLDVLVGSAAKCSCCEVEIFAENHLKTHKQSERPESSASGYDHDSKNPSDYEHTKGSRSLEQIPLSAHANHVANAFNGIHAIDLSNLQHLNKPLLHNLLKGESRQIAFTLSHLFNASAAILKLKCMLPFSTYLASQFNCSHLASKPMAILIGTSHIVLRGVAEMVDMPDPFIFIWVDGIVKYLEVVGNYFSLADPTLSNNVFAQIIHSHLRAIGRCISFQGKAATLSSHETGSNTKMLQSQKESSGSDMQFLDHGQCSIDAFKARLRMSFRKFISTPLTLHLKAAVQAIERALVGVQEGHNAVYEINTGNVNGGKVSSVVAAGIDCLDLVLESISGHKRVMKKNIPNLIGALFNIILHLQGPTIFYAGKLVYNKSDVNPDAGSVILMCVEVLTTVARRSSFQMNSCLASQCLHVPMVLFKDFHHLRASHVKCHPFISNNQEETSLTDAHHCVVDRQFSIDLYASCCMLLCTTLKHQKREVERCIGLLEDSVNTLLNCLETVDAKLVSGKGYFTWELQEAIKCGSFLQRIYEEIRHQKDALGRYSYYFLSSYISIYSGYGPHRTGIRREIDEALRPGVYSLVDVCTPADLQQLHTVLGEGPCRSTLATLLHDYRLNFQYEGKI; from the exons ATGGCGTGCTCCGATCCAGTCTCCTCGGAAACCTCCAAGAATGGCAAGAGAAAACGACCCCAGACCCATCCACTAGGACCCCAAGaacaagaaggagaagggagtcGCGACCAAAAGAAGAAGGCCAAGCTTAATGGAGTCTGGGCAAACCTCGACCTCATCCTCTCCCTCCAGAGCAAAGATCTCCCCCTCCAAAG AAAGGTCGAGCTAGCTTTTGATTTTGTGAGATCGAGAGGTGATTTCAGTGGTCGAGGGCCGGAGCCGGTCGGAGTCTCGCGTTTGGCATCCTTTCTAAGTGATTGGATACAGCCCGTCTTGATATCTTGTGATAATAGTAAGAAAAGCTCGGAACTTTTCGATCCTTGTTTGAACTATAGAAGTTGGTTTATTCTGAAGTTCTGTATAGAGAAGTCATCAGTTGTTATTTCCCCGAATCTACTTCGAGCTATTACTCGTACCTCAAGGCATGCATTACTGGTAATCAATGGTGATGGTATGTCGGATGAGGAAGAGTCTGGTATATTCTTTCAGCAGGTTTTGGAGTGCCTCTCTTTGCTTTTCGAATCCAATGGCAGAGCCTTCTATAATGCTGGTGCAGAATTATGGGTTTCATGCGCTGTGGAGGTTGTTAATCTTGTCCGCAGGGCTTCAGCAAATGAAGAGCATGGCTCTTCCCATGCTGAAGTCCTCTTAAGCATTACCAGTCTTCTACTTGAACACTTTTCTAGGTTTCTGAGATTTCATCCGAATCCAAGAAATGTCTTTCGTGTCTTTGTAGATAGACTCCTTGACCTGCTGTTGGACTTGTTGGTATTACTGCACTTACGACTTGGTGGCAGCAAAGGTCGACAAGTTGGAAGCTTGTTGAGGATGGTTGAAGATGTCTTGTCAAATGGGCTGTTTCATCCTATCCATATTAGCGGATTTTTAagtttgaagagctcaagcacaaAGCATGATGCCAGGGAACTGAAGGGGATCAATGAGAGCTATCACAGACATTTCTTTCAGAGACTAGAGAAGATCATAGCAGAGAAGAAGGCAGTGTTGCTCGGTGGTTTTGGACACCTCTTTCGTTTATTTGTCATCAGACttaagaatcataaaggagcttcATTGGCATCGAAAGGTGACCATTCTTCAGGGACAGGTGGCGAGATCTCTGAAGAAGCTCAGGAAACTAATAAGCCACTCTTTGAAGTATTTGTGCATTTTATGGAACCCCTGTTGCTAGAATGCAAAAGGTGCACCCAACTGGAATTCTTGGAACTGGGAGAAGCGTTAGAGCTCAGATTGGTAGAAACTCATTGCATGCTCAAGTCCGTCAATGAAACTCTTGCAAGTTTTATTCAAGAGAAGATTTATGTACGTACAAAGGATACATCTGAAGGAACCCATTATAAATTCTTGAAAGAGGTCTATGACACAATTATTTCCATTTCAAGCAAAATTTATCTGTTTTGGTTATCGGCTTTGCATAAGGATGATGCAAGAGTCAAAAAGGTGCTGCCTCTGATAGCGAGTGAGGTTTTTGTTGCGGTGGAGTATTTTCTGGAAATTGAGTATAGGGCTGTTGGGGATGACCTAATAAAATTGTGGCTCATGACGTTCTCATACTTGGCTGTCCATTTATCTGTAGTGGATACAAAGCCGCTTTCTTTGTTAGTTTCGGAGATTTTAAACCTTGGGTGTCAAGTAATTAATGTCTTCAGTGAGCTTCGCCAG GTAAGTAGTCCCATTTTTGCACTGTGTAAAGCTGTGAGACTCTTCAGAGTTGCTGGTGATGCTGGTTCAGCAGGTCATTCTATATTTGTTGCTTCTTTGCCTTTATCCTCTCAAGCGTGTCAAAAATCACTGGCAACTTTGTTATGTTCACAAGCATTTCGACTTGCCATTTCTAATGCTATCAAGTTAATACCAGAACGACAAGTCAGTGGGTGCTTACAGCAACTGAATGTAGATCTTGCAGATTCACTGGAATGGATGAGACATAGTTCCTTAGGGGATGATGTTCTGAATCCGGGAAAAGCGAACACCTTAAATAGCAGCATACTGGATATAGATCTGCAAGCTGAACTTCTTGGAAAAGTTCTGTCGGAAGTATACACGATTGTGTTGGATTCCTTAACTGTCACAGCaacaaatagtattttaataggAAAATCAGTTGAGAACTTGATGAAATCAATAAGACCAAGCTTCAGTCAGTTGGTGCAAAATCAATCAAATGGtgttaacaaactccttttttcTCTTATAGGCACAGATTTATCCAAATATGAATGTGAAAGTGGACTGTGTGCAACACCATTTAGTATGTCCTGggtatttattttattcttccGGATGTACATAGCCTGCAGAAGCCTATACCGACAATCAATCAGCCTCATGCCACCTAATTCATCAAGAAAGGCATCAGAAGAAATGGGGTATTTGTTTACTGTTTGTTGTGGAATAGAATGGACTGAGAAGCCTAAGCATATGGATGAAGGCTATTTCTCCTGGGTACTTAAACCTTCCATTTCCCTTTTGGATGTCATCCAGACTCTTTCAGAAGTTTTTCTGTCAAGCAGTTCGGCAGGCTCTGGACCCCTTGTTTATGTATTGCATGTAATGGCTATCCAGAGGCTTAATGATTTGAACAGAAATATTAAAGCTTTTCAGTTCTTGCAAGAACGGGATGAACGTTTAGTACATATGCAGCTGCCTCGAAGTCCTCATGGACACAAGTCAAGCAAAAAGTGGAAGCGACTCGCCACTGCTTCCAGGCAGGAGGCAGCTGGGCTGACCGCTTTCATAACTGGATACCTACCAATGCTAGCCTCAGAGGAAAAATGTATATACAGCCAGAGTGATGAAACTGGTAAGACTGAAACACTATTGTTTTCCTATGAAGATGCCTGGGATATGGGTGTTTGCTCATTGAATGAGAATACCCTCCCAATTGCAATTTGGTGGCTTCTTTGCCAAAATATTGATATTTGGTGCACTCATGCTACTAATAAGGATCTGAAGGAATTTTTGTCTCAATTAATACATTCTTCTTTGCCATCTGGAAGCTACTACAGTGATGTCAGAGAGCAGAGCACATGTGAACCTCTCTGCAAGAAAGTTACTGCACGCAATATTTCACTGGGAATTCTCAACGATACTCTTCTATATGACCAAACA GTTGTATCCAAGCATTTTCCATCAAGATTTTGCCGTATTATGAAGAAAGCACTTTCTCCTATAATGAGACACAGCTGGGCAAATGATATTGATCTGAGTTCCTTGCCAGATTGGTCAGAGATCTTGAAGATGCTAGATCCAAAGCCAAGGGTCAATATGGTTGATGGGCATGCTTTGCATGGTCATTCTTCAAACATGTCTTATAACCTTTGTGGTGGCGAGAAACAATCATTTTCTTCCCCCAGTGTGGAACTCAAAACCTGTGAAAATTTGCTTAATCTCTTCTGTAAAATGCCTGGAATTCACGTAAATGCTAAAACTTTCTCACTTTATGCAAGTTACATACTCAATCTTGAAAG GCTAGTGGTTTCAAGCTTGTTAAGCTACTGTGGTGAATCTGTTATCTGCAGCCCATATGAGCTTTTCAAATTATTTATATCCTGCAGAAGGGCCATGAAATATTTGGTTATGGCATCAGTTGAAGGGAATTCAGAAGCCAGGCAATCCTTGTATTTATGCACTTTATTTAACTGCCCATCTTCTATTTTGTGGCTTTTGAAGTCAGTCTATGAAATAGGTGGATTGCCAAAAACCTTTTTCGGAGAGAACTATTCTAATCAGGtggaaaatatgattttttcatTAATAGATCATACTTGTTACCTTTTTCTGACAATAAGCAAAGAACAGATGAATTCTGCAATATCCTCCTTAATAAATAATGAAAAGCTCCCCATGAACCTGCCAGTGCATGATGTGCCTGGTGGAAAGGATAGTCTAAATGAAGGTGATGAGTACTCTGTCACTTCTGATTATATTGAAACATGGAAAAGCATAGAACTTATGGCTGACATCTTGATGGATCAGACGAAAAATTTACCTGTAACTTTGGAAAGTGGTATATATGCGATCAAACCAGAAGCTTGCTTCAGTATTTTGAGCTGGAATAAGTTATCATCTATCGTATCTTGCTCCCAGAGTTTTTTATGGGGCCTGGCATCAGCCTTAGATAGCTCATACAAGGACTGCTCCAAGGGAAAACCACAGTCATTGACATTGATGCCTTGGTGTGTATCTAAACTCAGCAGTTACATTTCTGTATTTGAGAATTTTGTAAACTTGTGCCTGAATATATTGCTTGTGGATAACAGAAAAGGGATAGATTTCCTCAAACATCTTCCCGAGTGGAATTGTGATAATGGTTTCTTAAGCTTGGATGTGCTTGTGGGAAGTGCTGCTAAATGTTCATGTTGTGAAGTTGAAATTTTTGCTGAAAATCATCTCAAGACACATAAGCAAAGTGAAAGGCCCGAGTCCTCTGCATCTGGTTATGATCATGACAGTAAAAACCCTTCAGACTACGAGCATACGAAGGGTTCAAGATCATTGGAGCAAATACCATTATCTGCGCATGCAAATCATGTAGCCAATGCTTTTAATGGCATTCATGCAATTGATTTATCTAATCTCCAACATTTGAACAAACCTCTATTACATAACCTGTTGAAAGGTGAAAGCCGTCAGATAGCATTTACACTCAGTCATCTTTTTAATGCATCTGCAGCTATTCTCAAGTTGAAATGCATGTTACCATTTTCTACATATTTGGCTTCACAATTTAACTGTAGTCACCTGGCATCAAAACCAATGGCTATTCTTATTGGAACTTCTCATATTGTTTTACGGGGAGTAGCAGAAATGGTTGACATGCCAGAtccctttatttttatttgggtTGATGGCATAGTAAAATATCTTGAAGTTGTTGGGAATTATTTTAGTTTAGCTGATCCTACCTTGTCTAACAATGTGTTTGCTCAGATAATACATTCTCATTTGAGGGCTATAGGGAGATGTATTTCCTTCCAAGGGAAGGCTGCAACTCTGTCTTCTCATGAGACAGGATCAAACACAAAGATGCTCCAGTCTCAGAAAGAATCAAGTGGGAGTGATATGCAATTTCTTGATCATGGACAATGCAGCATAGATGCATTTAAAGCTAGACTTAGGATGTcatttagaaaatttattagCACACCTCTGACATTGCATCTGAAGGCAGCTGTACAAGCAATAGAAAGAGCATTGGTTGGGGTGCAGGAAGGTCACAATGCGGTCTATGAAATAAATACTGGCAATGTAAATGGAGGAAAGGTATCCTCAGTTGTTGCAGCTGGGATTGACTGCTTGGATTTGGTTCTCGAATCTATCTCAG GACACAAGCGTGTTATGAAGAAAAACATCCCAAATCTAATTGGCGCTTTAttcaatataattttgcacctCCAGGGCCCAACAATTTTTTATGCGGGGAAGCTAGTGTATAATAAAAGTGATGTCAATCCAGATGCAGGGTCAGTCATTCTTATGTGTGTTGAGGTTCTTACAACTGTTGCTAGAAGGTCCTCTTTTCAAATGAATTCATGTCTTGCAAGCCAGTGCTTGCATGTACCAATGGTACTTTTCAAAGACTTCCATCACCTTAGAGCTTCTCATGTCAAATGTCATCCTTTCATATCCAATAACCAGGAAGAAACATCATTAACAGATGCGCATCACTGTGTGGTTGATCGGCAGTTCTCCATTGATTTATATGCTTCATGCTGCATGTTATTATGTACCACTCTGAAGCACCAGAAACG TGAGGTTGAACGATGCATTGGTCTTCTCGAAGATTCAGTAAACACTCTTCTTAATTGTTTGGAGACTGTGGATGCTAAGTTAGTCAGTGGAAAGGGTTATTTTACTTGGGAGCTGCAGGAAGCAATAAAATGTGGCAGCTTTCTCCAGAGGATCTATGAAGAG